In Anaerolineales bacterium, one DNA window encodes the following:
- a CDS encoding SDR family NAD(P)-dependent oxidoreductase: MSNSPKPAPATPLTSRRRGIIVGASEGIGAALARKLAKEGYTLALIARQKDKLNALCMEINQAGGEVRALAYPHDVAKYKEVPALLQKVVADLGGLDVFVFMAGVNHPPGGVDKYNFENDRRMIEVNLIGAMAWLSPVAEMFQNAKMGQIVGIGSVAGDRGRIGNPGYNTSKAGLATYLEALRNRLTRHGINVLTVKPGFVKTEMLKAAQGATPFAIPPEKAADDIYKAMRRRKQLVYTASIWRWIMFIIQHVPSVIFRRMSF; the protein is encoded by the coding sequence GTGTCCAACTCACCCAAACCTGCTCCTGCCACCCCATTAACTTCACGCCGACGCGGGATCATTGTCGGCGCCTCCGAAGGGATCGGCGCCGCTCTCGCCCGTAAACTGGCAAAAGAGGGATACACCCTTGCCCTGATCGCCCGCCAAAAAGATAAATTGAACGCCTTGTGTATGGAGATCAATCAGGCAGGCGGTGAAGTTCGCGCCCTGGCCTACCCGCACGATGTGGCTAAATACAAGGAAGTTCCCGCCCTGCTCCAAAAAGTCGTTGCAGACCTTGGCGGGCTGGATGTTTTTGTCTTTATGGCGGGGGTTAACCATCCGCCCGGCGGTGTTGACAAATATAATTTCGAAAACGACCGCAGGATGATCGAGGTCAATCTGATCGGTGCCATGGCATGGCTCAGCCCGGTGGCGGAAATGTTCCAAAATGCCAAAATGGGACAGATCGTTGGCATCGGCTCCGTCGCCGGAGACCGCGGCCGCATCGGCAACCCCGGGTATAACACATCCAAGGCCGGGCTTGCCACCTATCTTGAAGCGCTTCGCAACAGGCTCACCCGTCATGGCATCAACGTATTGACCGTCAAACCCGGTTTTGTGAAAACCGAAATGCTCAAAGCTGCACAGGGGGCGACCCCCTTTGCCATCCCTCCCGAAAAGGCCGCGGACGATATTTACAAAGCCATGCGCAGGCGCAAACAACTGGTCTATACTGCCTCCATATGGCGCTGGATCATGTTCATCATTCAACATGTGCCATCGGTGATCTTCCGCCGCATGTCCTTCTAA
- a CDS encoding FAD-binding oxidoreductase produces the protein MQNTFTQLDNFGHSLSAPSYLIQPRSAAEIYSAFKLARKTGLAVTARGAGRSYNDAALNGGGIMLDMSAMNRITKWDQARGQVRCEPGVTLEQLWKQVEPEGWWPPVVSGTMKTTLGGCLAANIHGKNNFKMGTIGEHVVEFTAVLPTGAVVTCTSTKNADLFYAMIGGYGLLGIFTSITLQMKRIHSGLLTVDAWPVQNLGRQLSSLHDGAPNYDYIVGWLDCLAGGSSLGRGQIHAARYVHEDEDPNPQETMKIQNQILPPRIFGVFPKALLHYFMTPFFNNLGTWGINTAKYIASLRNHTFRQPHAAFHFLLDYVPDWELSYGRKGLIQYQSFLPKETAEAAWTEMLKLSLKNRLPSYLGVTKRHRPDKFLLTHAVDGFSLAMDFKVTDGSRAKLRSMLLDFDRIVLANGGRFYFAKNSETTAETALAFYGKTTVAKFRKLKKRCDPNGLLESDLYRRIFK, from the coding sequence ATGCAAAACACCTTCACCCAACTCGATAACTTCGGACATTCGCTCAGCGCGCCGTCCTATCTCATCCAACCCAGATCCGCCGCGGAAATTTATTCCGCGTTCAAACTCGCAAGGAAAACGGGGCTTGCCGTAACAGCGCGGGGAGCCGGTCGCAGTTATAACGATGCCGCCTTGAACGGCGGCGGAATCATGCTGGATATGTCAGCGATGAACAGGATCACGAAATGGGATCAGGCAAGGGGTCAGGTGCGGTGCGAGCCCGGCGTCACACTGGAACAACTTTGGAAACAGGTCGAACCCGAAGGCTGGTGGCCGCCCGTTGTCTCCGGTACCATGAAGACCACGCTGGGCGGATGTCTTGCTGCGAACATTCACGGAAAAAACAATTTCAAAATGGGCACGATCGGCGAACACGTAGTGGAGTTCACCGCCGTTCTGCCGACGGGCGCGGTGGTGACCTGCACGTCCACAAAGAATGCGGATTTGTTTTACGCGATGATCGGCGGATATGGATTGCTTGGCATTTTCACATCCATTACCCTGCAAATGAAGCGCATCCATTCCGGCCTGCTCACTGTGGACGCATGGCCCGTGCAGAATCTCGGCAGACAACTCTCCAGCCTGCACGATGGCGCGCCGAATTATGATTATATCGTCGGCTGGCTGGACTGTCTTGCGGGCGGCTCATCCCTCGGGCGCGGACAGATCCATGCCGCACGCTATGTGCATGAAGACGAGGACCCAAATCCGCAGGAGACGATGAAGATTCAAAATCAAATCCTGCCGCCGCGCATCTTTGGTGTTTTTCCGAAGGCGCTGCTGCATTACTTCATGACCCCGTTTTTTAATAACCTGGGCACATGGGGGATCAACACCGCAAAATATATTGCGTCGTTGCGTAACCATACCTTTCGCCAGCCCCATGCGGCCTTTCATTTCCTTTTGGATTATGTCCCCGATTGGGAACTTTCCTACGGGCGCAAGGGATTGATCCAGTATCAATCCTTCCTTCCAAAAGAGACTGCCGAAGCTGCATGGACGGAAATGCTCAAGCTCTCGCTTAAGAACCGCCTGCCATCATACTTGGGAGTCACCAAACGCCACCGCCCGGATAAATTCCTGCTTACGCATGCCGTGGACGGTTTCTCGCTCGCGATGGACTTCAAAGTGACCGATGGCAGCCGCGCAAAATTGCGCTCCATGCTGTTGGATTTCGACAGGATCGTGCTCGCCAATGGCGGGCGATTCTATTTTGCGAAGAACAGCGAAACCACAGCCGAGACGGCGCTTGCATTTTATGGAAAAACCACAGTAGCCAAATTCAGGAAATTGAAAAAACGCTGCGACCCGAACGGACTGCTGGAATCGGATCTGTACCGAAGAATCTTCAAATAA
- the lipB gene encoding lipoyl(octanoyl) transferase LipB — protein sequence MNLDIIDLGLIDYERAWKLQDEYAAEIAVGKRPPTLLLLEHPHVYTFGRKGRAGNLLWNEEQLKQKGISIHWVDRGGDVTYHGPGQLVGYPLLPLGKVNTDNKLPEADYVGYVRKLEKMLIGALMQFGVAAGQRSGLTGVWIQADVHSRCPRCKPEDKKKPAKIAAIGVKVDARGISRHGFALNVKPDMEYWDGIIACGLNEPLVSLADLLDPGPSVEQAKERIISSFHQIFEDEQKASCVL from the coding sequence ATGAACCTCGATATTATTGATCTGGGTCTGATCGATTATGAACGTGCCTGGAAATTGCAGGATGAATACGCGGCGGAGATTGCAGTGGGAAAACGCCCGCCGACCCTGCTTTTGCTTGAACACCCCCATGTTTATACATTCGGAAGAAAAGGCCGTGCCGGGAATTTGCTCTGGAATGAGGAACAGTTAAAACAAAAGGGCATCTCCATTCACTGGGTGGACCGCGGCGGCGACGTCACCTATCATGGCCCGGGACAGCTGGTGGGCTATCCGCTTCTTCCGCTTGGAAAAGTAAACACAGACAATAAACTTCCCGAAGCCGATTATGTGGGTTACGTCCGTAAACTGGAGAAAATGTTGATCGGGGCATTGATGCAGTTTGGGGTTGCGGCAGGCCAGCGCTCCGGTTTGACCGGGGTGTGGATCCAGGCCGATGTCCATTCACGCTGTCCGCGCTGCAAGCCCGAAGACAAGAAAAAGCCTGCGAAGATCGCGGCCATCGGCGTCAAGGTGGATGCGCGCGGAATCTCCCGTCACGGCTTTGCGTTGAATGTCAAGCCAGACATGGAATACTGGGATGGCATCATTGCCTGCGGTTTAAACGAGCCGCTGGTATCGCTGGCGGATCTGCTGGACCCCGGCCCTTCCGTGGAACAGGCAAAAGAGAGGATAATTTCCTCATTTCACCAGATTTTTGAAGATGAACAAAAAGCCTCCTGCGTTTTGTAG